The following proteins come from a genomic window of Panthera leo isolate Ple1 chromosome E2, P.leo_Ple1_pat1.1, whole genome shotgun sequence:
- the LOC122209204 gene encoding zinc finger protein 260-like isoform X2: MASPQELLTFKDVAIEFSQEEWGFLNHSQRELYRDVMLENYGHLLLLGLVSKPDLVNFLEQKKEAWDVNGKGTVATHPAVSSHGTLSFLPKSCIEASFQNKSMGRYKHSTLENLHLMIDWDNDGESEGHQGYHEGHIQTETSAHNKNLSAQNGEEYKAFWKNLFKSSTSAAPCVSVSKSSNQVLKHTYLWNENLEDVETYLVNAENYLNYFENRIILTFQSNISESQRFQDEEKSAKWHKFGRSFAEQLTPQTYQSTYNEDTIVQCSQYEKKFNHTSNVNKHLRSHFPEKHFEYNKCGEDFYQSSKLIIHNKNKYMRENPHKYNEYEKALNQFSNVGDHQRTHVGKNTYRCHKPGNMFSQSSRLTIHKTIETGENRYICKECGKTFDSHSKPTQHQQILTGEKPYKCEECGKAFKDGSSLNGHRRIHTGEKHYKCKECGKAFTHRSSLTQHHRIHTGEKPYRCKECGKAFNQYSKVIQHHRIHTGEKPYKCKKCGKAFNLHSNLTQHHRIHTGEKPYQCKECGKAFNQHSHLTQHHRIHTGEKPYKCIECGKAFKRHSNLIQHHRIHTGEKPYKCKECGKVFNGYSQLTIHHRIHTGEKPYDCKKCGKAFKHQSNLTQHHRIHTGEKPYDCKECGKAFNQHSNLIRHQRIHII; this comes from the exons ATGGCCAGTCCTCAG GAACTGCTGACCTTCAAGGATGTGGCCATAGAATTCTCTCAGGAAGAGTGGGGTTTCCTGAACCACAGTCAGCGGGAGCTCTATAGAGATGTGATGTTAGAGAACTATGGACACCTCCTCCTCTTGG GTCTTGTGTCAAAACCAGACCTGGTCAACTTCTTGGAGCAAAAGAAGGAGGCTTGGGATGTGAATGGAAAGGGGACAGTAGCCACACATCCAG ctgtatcttcacatggcacCCTGAGCTTCCTGCCAAAGTCTTGCATAGAAGCTTCTTTTCAAAACAAGTCAATGGGGAGATACAAACACAGCACCCTTGAGAATTTACACTTAATGATAGACTGGGACAATGATGGTGAAAGTGAAGGGCATCAAGGATATCATGAAGGACATATCCAAACTGAGACAAGTGCCCATAATAAGAATCTCAGTGCCCAAAATGGTGAAGAATATAAAGCATTTTGGAAAAACCTTTTTAAGTCCAGCACTTCAGCAGCGCCATGTGTTTCTGTAAGCAAAAGCTCAAATCAAGTATTGAAACAtacatatttatggaatgaaaatTTGGAAGATGTGGAAACTTACCTAGTGAATGCTGAAAATTATTTGaactattttgaaaatagaattatattgACCTTTCAGTCCAATATTTCTGAAAGTCAGAGAtttcaagatgaagaaaaaagtgCTAAGTGGCATAAATTTGGGAGGTCCTTTGCCGAGCAGTTGACCCCACAAACTTACCAGAGCACTTATAATGAAGACACAATTGTTCAATGCAGTCAATATGAGAAAAAATTTAACCACACCTCAAATGTTAACAAACATCTGAGGAGTCATTTTCCAGAGAAGCATTTTGAATATAATAAATGTGGGGAAGATTTTTATCAAAGCTCAAAACTTATTATACATAATAAGAATAAGTATATGAGAGAGAATCCtcataaatataatgaatatgaGAAAGCTCTTAACCAGTTCTCCAATGTTGGTGATCATCAGAGGACTCatgtggggaaaaacacatacagATGTCATAAACCTGGGAACATGTTTAGTCAGTCATCAAGACTAACTATACATAAGACAATTGAAACTGGAGAGAATAGGTACATTTGTAAGGAATGTGGCAAAACCTTTGACTCACACTCAAAACCAACTCAACATCAGCAAATACTTACTGgggagaaaccttacaaatgtgaAGAATGTGGTAAAGCCTTTAAGGACGGCTCATCACTAAATGGACATAGGCGAATCCATACTGgagaaaaacattacaaatgtaaagaatgtggcaaggcctttaccCATCGCTCAAGCCTTActcaacatcacagaattcatactggagagaaaccatataGATGTAAAGAATGTGGTAAGGCCTTTAACCAGTACTCAAAAGTTAttcaacatcacagaattcatactggagaaaaaccttacaaatgtaaaaaatgtggcaaggcctttaacCTGCATTCAAACCTTActcaacatcacagaattcatactggagagaaaccttatcaatgtaaagaatgtggcaaggcctttaacCAGCACTCACACCTTActcaacatcacagaattcatactggagagaaaccttacaaatgtataGAATGTGGCAAGGCTTTTAAGAGGCACTCAAATCTTATTCAACATCACagaatccatactggagagaaaccttacaaatgtaaagaatgtggcaaagtCTTTAATGGTTATTCACAACTTACTATACATCACagaatccatactggagagaaaccttatgacTGTAAaaaatgtggcaaggcctttaaaCACCAATCAAACCTTACTCAACATCACagaatccatactggagagaaaccctacgactgtaaagaatgtggcaaggcttTTAACCAGCACTCAAATCTTATTCGACATCAAAGAATTCACATTATATAG
- the LOC122209204 gene encoding zinc finger protein 260-like isoform X1: MRTKVSRHKQELLTFKDVAIEFSQEEWGFLNHSQRELYRDVMLENYGHLLLLGLVSKPDLVNFLEQKKEAWDVNGKGTVATHPAVSSHGTLSFLPKSCIEASFQNKSMGRYKHSTLENLHLMIDWDNDGESEGHQGYHEGHIQTETSAHNKNLSAQNGEEYKAFWKNLFKSSTSAAPCVSVSKSSNQVLKHTYLWNENLEDVETYLVNAENYLNYFENRIILTFQSNISESQRFQDEEKSAKWHKFGRSFAEQLTPQTYQSTYNEDTIVQCSQYEKKFNHTSNVNKHLRSHFPEKHFEYNKCGEDFYQSSKLIIHNKNKYMRENPHKYNEYEKALNQFSNVGDHQRTHVGKNTYRCHKPGNMFSQSSRLTIHKTIETGENRYICKECGKTFDSHSKPTQHQQILTGEKPYKCEECGKAFKDGSSLNGHRRIHTGEKHYKCKECGKAFTHRSSLTQHHRIHTGEKPYRCKECGKAFNQYSKVIQHHRIHTGEKPYKCKKCGKAFNLHSNLTQHHRIHTGEKPYQCKECGKAFNQHSHLTQHHRIHTGEKPYKCIECGKAFKRHSNLIQHHRIHTGEKPYKCKECGKVFNGYSQLTIHHRIHTGEKPYDCKKCGKAFKHQSNLTQHHRIHTGEKPYDCKECGKAFNQHSNLIRHQRIHII, translated from the exons ATGAGGACTAAGGTCAGCAGGCACAAGCAG GAACTGCTGACCTTCAAGGATGTGGCCATAGAATTCTCTCAGGAAGAGTGGGGTTTCCTGAACCACAGTCAGCGGGAGCTCTATAGAGATGTGATGTTAGAGAACTATGGACACCTCCTCCTCTTGG GTCTTGTGTCAAAACCAGACCTGGTCAACTTCTTGGAGCAAAAGAAGGAGGCTTGGGATGTGAATGGAAAGGGGACAGTAGCCACACATCCAG ctgtatcttcacatggcacCCTGAGCTTCCTGCCAAAGTCTTGCATAGAAGCTTCTTTTCAAAACAAGTCAATGGGGAGATACAAACACAGCACCCTTGAGAATTTACACTTAATGATAGACTGGGACAATGATGGTGAAAGTGAAGGGCATCAAGGATATCATGAAGGACATATCCAAACTGAGACAAGTGCCCATAATAAGAATCTCAGTGCCCAAAATGGTGAAGAATATAAAGCATTTTGGAAAAACCTTTTTAAGTCCAGCACTTCAGCAGCGCCATGTGTTTCTGTAAGCAAAAGCTCAAATCAAGTATTGAAACAtacatatttatggaatgaaaatTTGGAAGATGTGGAAACTTACCTAGTGAATGCTGAAAATTATTTGaactattttgaaaatagaattatattgACCTTTCAGTCCAATATTTCTGAAAGTCAGAGAtttcaagatgaagaaaaaagtgCTAAGTGGCATAAATTTGGGAGGTCCTTTGCCGAGCAGTTGACCCCACAAACTTACCAGAGCACTTATAATGAAGACACAATTGTTCAATGCAGTCAATATGAGAAAAAATTTAACCACACCTCAAATGTTAACAAACATCTGAGGAGTCATTTTCCAGAGAAGCATTTTGAATATAATAAATGTGGGGAAGATTTTTATCAAAGCTCAAAACTTATTATACATAATAAGAATAAGTATATGAGAGAGAATCCtcataaatataatgaatatgaGAAAGCTCTTAACCAGTTCTCCAATGTTGGTGATCATCAGAGGACTCatgtggggaaaaacacatacagATGTCATAAACCTGGGAACATGTTTAGTCAGTCATCAAGACTAACTATACATAAGACAATTGAAACTGGAGAGAATAGGTACATTTGTAAGGAATGTGGCAAAACCTTTGACTCACACTCAAAACCAACTCAACATCAGCAAATACTTACTGgggagaaaccttacaaatgtgaAGAATGTGGTAAAGCCTTTAAGGACGGCTCATCACTAAATGGACATAGGCGAATCCATACTGgagaaaaacattacaaatgtaaagaatgtggcaaggcctttaccCATCGCTCAAGCCTTActcaacatcacagaattcatactggagagaaaccatataGATGTAAAGAATGTGGTAAGGCCTTTAACCAGTACTCAAAAGTTAttcaacatcacagaattcatactggagaaaaaccttacaaatgtaaaaaatgtggcaaggcctttaacCTGCATTCAAACCTTActcaacatcacagaattcatactggagagaaaccttatcaatgtaaagaatgtggcaaggcctttaacCAGCACTCACACCTTActcaacatcacagaattcatactggagagaaaccttacaaatgtataGAATGTGGCAAGGCTTTTAAGAGGCACTCAAATCTTATTCAACATCACagaatccatactggagagaaaccttacaaatgtaaagaatgtggcaaagtCTTTAATGGTTATTCACAACTTACTATACATCACagaatccatactggagagaaaccttatgacTGTAAaaaatgtggcaaggcctttaaaCACCAATCAAACCTTACTCAACATCACagaatccatactggagagaaaccctacgactgtaaagaatgtggcaaggcttTTAACCAGCACTCAAATCTTATTCGACATCAAAGAATTCACATTATATAG